A region of Planktomarina temperata RCA23 DNA encodes the following proteins:
- a CDS encoding 2-hydroxyacid dehydrogenase, translating into MTHHLLQIGGITPDMRERLEAAFTIYQLDDFDPTAITHVITNGHDGVNPELMTSLINLKVISGYGVGYDAIDVTEAVRRNILVAHTPNVLNQEVATTALLLLLACYRELLRDDAYVRSGDWQAKGNAPLTRSMDKQTVGILGLGRIGQAIANKLAPWDATVVYHSRRKKDVPYRYFDNLTEMARACDALICITPGGPSTHKIVNAEVLEALGPHGTLINVSRGSVVDEAALIAALTSGKLGWAGLDVFEAEPVVPQALRDLPNTVLLPHVGSATVETRAAMGALTVDNLLQHLKDGTVMTPVPECADL; encoded by the coding sequence ATGACCCATCATCTTCTACAAATAGGGGGCATCACCCCAGACATGCGAGAGCGGCTTGAAGCGGCATTCACGATCTATCAATTGGATGATTTTGACCCGACCGCCATCACCCATGTGATCACAAATGGCCATGATGGCGTGAACCCGGAGCTCATGACCTCGCTGATCAATCTCAAAGTCATCAGCGGTTACGGCGTCGGTTATGATGCGATTGACGTCACCGAGGCGGTGCGGCGCAATATCCTTGTCGCTCATACGCCAAATGTGTTGAACCAAGAGGTTGCGACAACCGCGCTTTTGCTATTGCTGGCCTGCTACCGCGAACTTCTGCGTGATGATGCCTATGTCCGATCTGGCGATTGGCAGGCCAAGGGCAACGCCCCGCTCACCCGTTCGATGGACAAACAGACCGTTGGAATTTTGGGACTTGGCCGCATTGGTCAGGCCATTGCCAACAAGCTCGCGCCCTGGGATGCCACAGTTGTATACCACTCTCGCAGGAAAAAAGATGTGCCCTACCGCTACTTTGACAACCTGACCGAAATGGCACGCGCCTGTGATGCGCTCATCTGCATCACACCCGGCGGGCCCTCCACCCATAAAATCGTCAATGCCGAGGTATTGGAGGCCCTGGGGCCACATGGGACGTTGATCAATGTCAGCCGAGGATCTGTCGTCGATGAGGCCGCTTTGATCGCGGCACTGACAAGCGGCAAGCTGGGCTGGGCCGGGCTTGATGTCTTTGAAGCCGAGCCCGTGGTGCCTCAGGCGCTGCGCGATCTGCCAAATACTGTATTATTGCCGCATGTGGGCAGCGCCACAGTCGAAACCCGGGCGGCCATGGGTGCGCTCACCGTCGACAATCTGCTCCAGCATCTCAAAGATGGCACTGTGATGACACCCGTGCCGGAAT
- a CDS encoding AzlC family ABC transporter permease, producing MLFGVVARDAGLDILQTIAMSVLVIAGASQFTALALLQDQAPVFVALATALAVNLRMAMYSAALVPQIGHARLGLRAIMAYLMVDQAFAVAVRT from the coding sequence ATGCTGTTTGGTGTAGTCGCCCGCGACGCAGGGCTGGACATATTGCAGACAATTGCAATGTCGGTACTGGTGATTGCTGGCGCATCGCAGTTCACAGCCCTCGCACTCCTGCAAGATCAGGCTCCAGTCTTTGTCGCGCTCGCGACTGCACTTGCGGTGAACCTGCGCATGGCGATGTATTCAGCTGCTCTCGTCCCGCAGATCGGTCATGCGCGGCTGGGTCTACGCGCCATAATGGCCTACCTGATGGTGGATCAGGCATTTGCCGTCGCTGTGCGCACCTAA